A stretch of the Meiothermus cerbereus DSM 11376 genome encodes the following:
- a CDS encoding DNA methyltransferase, with translation MESLTPVSYIKSKKRVAEHGEVFTPPWLVEAMLDLVKEETERIDSRFLEPACGSGNFLVAILRRKLAAVEIKYGKSKFERQHYALLALMCLYGIELLEDNIAECRMNLLEIFAEYLELEETNPLFRAASYVLSQNLIHGDALKMSTHDGQPITFAEWGYLGKGKYQRRDFRLDALTLSSTFSAEGSLFAHLGKHEIFTPAKAYPPMTVRELAALAPGPICGDLP, from the coding sequence ATGGAGTCTTTGACGCCAGTAAGCTACATAAAATCTAAAAAACGCGTCGCTGAACACGGTGAGGTGTTTACCCCGCCCTGGCTTGTTGAGGCGATGCTAGACTTGGTAAAAGAAGAAACTGAGCGAATCGATTCGCGGTTTCTGGAGCCTGCTTGTGGTAGCGGCAACTTCCTGGTAGCTATTTTGCGCCGCAAGCTTGCCGCTGTAGAAATCAAATACGGTAAATCCAAGTTTGAGCGGCAGCACTACGCCCTGCTCGCGCTGATGTGTCTTTATGGCATCGAGCTCCTTGAAGACAACATTGCCGAGTGCCGGATGAACCTGCTGGAGATTTTTGCCGAGTATCTAGAACTCGAAGAGACCAACCCCCTTTTCCGAGCCGCATCGTATGTGCTCTCGCAGAACCTGATTCATGGCGATGCGCTGAAAATGAGTACCCACGATGGCCAGCCGATTACCTTCGCCGAGTGGGGCTACCTGGGTAAGGGCAAGTACCAGCGTCGCGACTTCCGCCTAGATGCCCTCACCCTCTCCTCAACCTTCAGCGCAGAAGGGTCGCTTTTTGCGCATTTGGGCAAGCACGAGATTTTCACGCCGGCCAAGGCCTATCCGCCCATGACGGTGCGTGAACTAGCCGCGCTGGCGCCGGGGCCGATCTGCGGTGATCTGCCATGA
- a CDS encoding transposase — MRLNDAGRIVADVWEWLGIQYDYVELDEWVVMPNHLHGIIVITDDNCRGGSRTAPTRTAPTPPTQRKPIGRLVGAFKTVSTKHINERRGTPGVPVWQRNYYEHIIRSDPSLQRIRAYIANNPLRWYHDRENPAAQEVTL; from the coding sequence ATGCGGTTGAATGACGCGGGCAGGATTGTTGCCGATGTATGGGAATGGTTAGGGATTCAATACGATTATGTGGAATTGGATGAATGGGTGGTCATGCCCAACCATCTACACGGCATCATCGTGATCACCGACGATAATTGTAGGGGCGGTTCGCGAACCGCCCCTACCCGAACCGCCCCTACCCCACCAACGCAACGCAAACCGATTGGCCGGTTGGTCGGGGCGTTCAAAACGGTATCCACCAAACATATCAACGAACGCCGCGGCACGCCCGGTGTACCCGTATGGCAACGCAATTATTACGAACACATCATCCGCAGCGACCCATCCTTGCAGCGCATCCGCGCCTATATCGCCAACAACCCGTTGCGCTGGTATCACGACCGTGAGAACCCGGCTGCCCAGGAGGTCACGCTATGA